Below is a genomic region from Rosa chinensis cultivar Old Blush chromosome 5, RchiOBHm-V2, whole genome shotgun sequence.
ACCACGTTGATCCTTTAGTCATTTCTCATGAGGTTCAAACAAATCCGATCGGATCTTTTAAAACGAATTATAAATAttggccaaaaaaaagaagaagatcaaagcAAAATTCATAAGGGTGTATCAAGTCACTCGTCTTCATTCATTCAAAGTAAGACCAAACGAATCCAACATTAAACAGCAGTGAAACCCTAAAAACGTCAACCCTGCGCAAATCTacagagcaaaagcaaaaaaaaataaaaaaaggaccGTAGCATTGAAATTACCGATTGCTCCGCGCCTCCAAATAGCTCCGGATCTAGAACGATCCGTGTTAGGATCCGGAATCTAAGCTCCGCCGGTAGATCGGTGGAGGTAGAGCTTGCCGAAGACGTGGAGGGCGGTGACGAAGCCGATGAAGCAGAGGCTCATGACGAGAACGACGGTGGGGGAGATCTTCAAGCCAGGAGCGTCGTCGGTGTAGAACCTGAGCATGTTGTTTCCGGCACCAGAGCCGCCTCCGCCGCCGCCCATGCTTCCGGAGCTGGAGTTGCCGCCTCCGCCGAGACGACGGCGGCGCATTCCAGCTGTGGCGGCAGCTGAACCGCGAGGAGCCATGACGCCGGGACGTGAGGTCGTGGAAGACGACGTCGCTTGGGACTGAGATGAGCCTCGAGCCATTGTTccgaatagagagagagagagagagagcgaagtAGTGTAGAACTGTGATTAATGTGGAAATAAAATGAATGTTAGTTTTCCTTTATATAATAAAtatggatttgtttttttttttttttttgcttaaaagaaactaagaaagaaaagaaatgccTGGTTAGCTGGTTAAACGTGTGAAGACAATGATGGGAAGTTCGGTTGGAATTACGGTTACGGTTTTATTATACCTTCCGTTAAGTCACAAAATTTCAGTGATATTCTAGTTACCCGTTGGAATTAGTGCATTTTGGTAAAATAAAATTCTGTTTGCcgatcccaaaaaaaaagaaggcacATGAACTAGTAGGGGAATCATGAACGAGGATCAAAGTTAATGGGTATTGGCAATAAGTTTGGTTTTCTACTTCCAAATGAGTAATCTTCTTATGCGTCAAGTGTATGAAAACGTATTGTTTTGGGAGTCGAGACTTTATGTTTACACTTGAAAAGGTTTTGTTTAGGGTTGAGGGCAGCGTACGACCGCACGCATTGTTAGTGGTGCAATGGCAGTGATGGGATGGTGGTGGTGTGATTCATATAGTGCTCAATTCGAGAAGGCAAGTTCGTGGCTTCTATTGCGTATGTTTACTTGTGGCTGAGGTGGTGGATTGCACAACAGTGGTTGTGTCAATTTCAAGTTGATGTGGCTAGATCGGTGTTTGGTCGTTTCGATTTAGTGTAGTGATAACTACAAATGAAGATACGACATATTGATTGACAGGACCCGTCAtagatttcaccttgaaatccaaagtggctatgcggggcccaccttagaagaaattctacaaaaaatttggcggaactccctctaaaagtggactacccaaaacttgTAGAAAGAAATTTAcaattctaaaataatccacccttaatcTTCT
It encodes:
- the LOC112168207 gene encoding protein transport protein Sec61 subunit beta, which encodes MARGSSQSQATSSSTTSRPGVMAPRGSAAATAGMRRRRLGGGGNSSSGSMGGGGGGSGAGNNMLRFYTDDAPGLKISPTVVLVMSLCFIGFVTALHVFGKLYLHRSTGGA